A window of Polaromonas hydrogenivorans contains these coding sequences:
- a CDS encoding cation acetate symporter yields the protein MKAGLQFLAALTALLAAAAAQAAGADLGQVDKQPTNWVAISMFAVFVVGTLFITKWAASKTKSAADFYTGGGGITGFQNGLAIAGDYMSAASFLGISAAVMASGYDGLIYSIGFLVGWPVITFLMAERLRNLGKFTFADVAGYRFQQAPIRIFAASGTLVVVAFYLIAQMVGAGSLIKLLFGLEYWMAVVIVGALMMIYVLFGGMTATTWVQIIKACLLLAGVTFMAFMVMAQFGFSPEALFARGVEVKTQLAVNGGKTAEDAAVIGRAIMGPGGFIKDPISAISFGMALMFGTAGLPHILMRFFTVPDAKEARKSVFWATTWIGYFYVLIFIIGFGAITLVLTNPEFADTAKGIIKGGGGSANMAAVLVAKAVGGNVFYGFISAVAFATILAVVAGLTLSGASAVSHDLYATVIKKGKADSASELKVSRMTTLALGLVAVVLGIAFEKQNIAFMVSLAFAIAASANFPVLFMSVLWKDCTTKGAVIGGFLGLISSVGLTVVSPSVWEAVLGYPKGSAWFPYSSPALFSISIGFFGVWLFSVLDRSPQAAKERAAYKSQQVRSETGLGASKSSGH from the coding sequence ATGAAGGCTGGACTCCAATTCCTGGCGGCCCTGACGGCGCTGCTCGCAGCCGCCGCAGCGCAAGCCGCAGGCGCCGACCTCGGACAGGTTGACAAGCAGCCGACCAACTGGGTGGCGATCAGCATGTTCGCCGTCTTTGTGGTGGGCACCCTGTTCATCACCAAGTGGGCAGCCTCCAAGACCAAGTCGGCAGCCGACTTCTACACCGGCGGCGGCGGCATCACCGGCTTCCAGAATGGCCTGGCGATTGCCGGCGACTACATGTCGGCCGCGTCCTTCCTGGGTATTTCCGCCGCCGTGATGGCCTCCGGCTACGACGGCCTGATCTACTCCATCGGCTTCCTGGTCGGCTGGCCGGTGATTACTTTCCTGATGGCCGAACGCCTGCGCAACTTGGGCAAGTTCACCTTTGCCGACGTGGCCGGCTATCGCTTCCAGCAAGCGCCGATCCGCATTTTTGCGGCCTCCGGCACGCTGGTCGTGGTGGCTTTCTACCTGATTGCACAGATGGTCGGTGCCGGCTCGCTGATCAAGCTGCTGTTCGGCCTGGAATACTGGATGGCCGTGGTGATCGTCGGCGCGCTGATGATGATTTACGTGCTGTTCGGCGGCATGACCGCCACCACCTGGGTGCAGATCATCAAGGCTTGTTTGCTGCTGGCCGGCGTGACCTTCATGGCCTTCATGGTCATGGCGCAGTTCGGCTTCAGCCCTGAAGCGCTGTTTGCCCGAGGCGTCGAGGTGAAAACCCAGCTGGCGGTCAACGGCGGCAAAACCGCAGAAGACGCGGCGGTCATTGGCCGCGCCATCATGGGCCCCGGCGGCTTCATCAAGGACCCGATCTCGGCGATTTCCTTCGGCATGGCGCTGATGTTCGGCACCGCCGGACTGCCGCACATCCTGATGCGCTTCTTCACCGTGCCTGACGCAAAAGAAGCGCGCAAGTCGGTGTTCTGGGCAACCACCTGGATCGGCTACTTCTACGTGCTGATTTTCATCATCGGCTTTGGCGCCATCACCCTGGTGCTGACCAACCCCGAGTTTGCGGACACCGCCAAGGGCATCATCAAGGGCGGCGGCGGATCGGCCAACATGGCAGCCGTGCTGGTGGCCAAGGCCGTCGGCGGCAACGTGTTCTACGGTTTCATCTCGGCCGTGGCTTTTGCGACGATTCTGGCTGTGGTGGCGGGCTTGACGCTGTCGGGCGCCTCTGCCGTGTCGCATGACCTGTATGCCACCGTCATCAAAAAGGGCAAGGCCGACAGCGCTTCCGAGCTGAAGGTTTCGCGCATGACAACGCTGGCACTCGGCCTGGTCGCCGTGGTCCTGGGCATCGCCTTTGAAAAGCAGAACATCGCCTTCATGGTGTCGCTGGCTTTCGCGATTGCCGCTTCGGCCAACTTCCCGGTGCTGTTCATGTCGGTGCTGTGGAAAGACTGCACCACCAAGGGCGCCGTGATTGGTGGTTTCCTGGGACTGATTTCCTCCGTGGGCCTGACCGTCGTGTCGCCGTCCGTGTGGGAAGCCGTGCTGGGCTATCCAAAGGGTTCAGCCTGGTTCCCTTACTCTTCGCCAGCCCTGTTCTCGATCAGCATCGGCTTCTTCGGCGTGTGGCTGTTCTCGGTTCTGGACCGCAGCCCGCAGGCCGCCAAGGAACGCGCCGCGTACAAGTCGCAGCAGGTTCGTTCCGAAACCGGCCTGGGTGCCTCGAAGTCTTCGGGCCACTAA
- a CDS encoding selenium-binding protein SBP56-related protein: protein MLETLRPDPTFHPSARLAMEAEAEHIAYTVLLSPDQSRPDALVTVDVDPTSKTYGTVLHRLDMPHRGDEFHHFGWNACSSALSPLSGHPFLQRRYLIIPGIRSSRIYIVDTQPNPREPRLIKTIEPEEVFRKTGYSRPHTVHCGPEGIYISTLGGAGKDGTEGPPGVFILDCETFEIRGRWEIERGPQKLHYDFWWNLPRDYMVSSEWGLPPQFENGLVAQDLLAGKYGHSVHFWDLRDRKHVQAIDLGANHQMALEVRPAHDPVREYGFLGVVVDTTNLEGSIWTWYRENGQFHIRKTATIPPEPADAAQLPALLKGFGAVPPLISDIDLSLDDRFLYVACWGTGELRQYDVTDPMKPALAGSVRIGGIVQQAGHPNGKPFGGGPQMTEVSRDGKRVYFTNSLYSSWDAQFYPDGVPGAQVMCNVGANGGIELDPAFHIDFGPDYAAHQIRLQGGDCSTDSFCYPSA, encoded by the coding sequence ATGCTGGAAACATTGCGTCCGGACCCGACCTTCCACCCCTCCGCTCGACTGGCCATGGAGGCCGAAGCGGAGCATATTGCCTACACAGTGCTGTTGTCACCCGACCAGTCACGGCCCGATGCGCTGGTGACTGTCGATGTGGACCCAACTTCAAAAACCTACGGCACGGTGCTGCATCGGCTCGACATGCCGCATCGCGGCGACGAATTTCATCACTTCGGCTGGAACGCCTGCAGCTCGGCGCTCTCGCCCCTGTCGGGCCACCCTTTTCTCCAACGCCGCTACCTGATCATTCCGGGGATTCGCTCGTCGCGCATCTATATCGTCGATACCCAGCCCAACCCGCGCGAGCCTCGGCTCATCAAGACCATCGAGCCTGAAGAGGTGTTTCGCAAGACCGGCTATTCGCGGCCGCACACCGTGCATTGCGGACCCGAAGGCATCTACATCAGCACCCTGGGCGGCGCGGGCAAGGACGGCACCGAAGGGCCGCCGGGCGTCTTCATCCTGGACTGCGAGACCTTCGAGATTCGCGGGCGCTGGGAAATCGAGCGTGGCCCGCAAAAACTGCACTACGACTTCTGGTGGAACCTGCCGCGCGACTACATGGTGTCGAGCGAATGGGGCTTGCCGCCACAGTTTGAGAACGGCCTGGTCGCGCAGGATCTGCTCGCCGGCAAATACGGCCACTCGGTGCATTTCTGGGATCTGCGCGACCGCAAGCATGTGCAGGCCATCGACCTTGGCGCCAACCACCAGATGGCGCTCGAAGTCCGCCCGGCGCACGACCCGGTGCGCGAATACGGCTTTCTCGGCGTGGTGGTCGATACCACCAACCTGGAAGGCTCGATCTGGACCTGGTACCGTGAAAACGGCCAGTTCCACATCCGCAAAACCGCCACCATCCCGCCAGAGCCGGCCGACGCGGCACAACTTCCCGCGCTGCTCAAGGGCTTCGGCGCCGTGCCGCCGCTGATCAGCGACATCGACCTCTCGCTCGACGACCGCTTTCTGTACGTCGCCTGCTGGGGCACGGGCGAGTTGCGGCAGTATGACGTGACCGACCCGATGAAGCCGGCGCTGGCCGGCAGCGTGCGCATCGGCGGTATCGTGCAGCAGGCCGGGCACCCGAACGGCAAGCCGTTCGGCGGCGGCCCGCAGATGACCGAGGTCAGCCGCGACGGCAAGCGGGTTTATTTCACCAACTCGCTCTACAGCAGCTGGGATGCGCAGTTCTACCCCGACGGCGTGCCGGGCGCGCAGGTGATGTGCAACGTGGGCGCGAATGGCGGCATCGAACTCGATCCGGCGTTCCATATCGACTTCGGACCGGACTACGCCGCGCATCAAATTCGCCTGCAGGGCGGCGACTGCTCGACCGATTCGTTCTGCTACCCCTCGGCCTGA
- a CDS encoding 3'-5' exonuclease yields MTASRLPPKRWFAALKREWLLYHLGDPRFRFMWDPAPENEWVALDCETTGLNVRTDDIIAIGAVRIRGNRIMTSERLELLVRPEKRRLTAESVRVHRLREQDVAQGISADEAMMKLMYFIGSRPLVGYYLEFDLAMINRVLFPMLGMGLPQPKIEVSSLYYDYKFHQLPHHARDSGSIDLRFESLMKDLNLPLWSAHDALNDAIMAALAFLKLRQLRAG; encoded by the coding sequence GTGACTGCCTCGCGCCTGCCGCCGAAGCGCTGGTTCGCGGCGCTCAAGCGCGAATGGCTGCTCTACCACCTGGGCGACCCGCGCTTTCGCTTCATGTGGGACCCGGCGCCCGAGAATGAATGGGTGGCGCTGGACTGCGAAACCACCGGACTGAACGTCAGGACCGACGACATCATCGCCATTGGCGCGGTGCGCATCCGGGGCAACCGCATCATGACCAGCGAGCGGCTGGAGCTGCTGGTGCGGCCCGAGAAGCGGCGCCTGACCGCCGAAAGCGTGCGCGTGCATCGCCTGCGCGAGCAGGATGTGGCGCAAGGCATCAGCGCCGACGAGGCGATGATGAAGCTGATGTATTTCATCGGCAGCCGGCCGCTGGTGGGCTACTACCTGGAGTTTGACCTGGCCATGATCAACCGGGTGCTGTTCCCGATGCTCGGCATGGGCCTGCCCCAGCCAAAAATCGAAGTGTCTTCCTTGTATTACGACTACAAGTTCCACCAGTTGCCGCACCATGCGCGCGACAGCGGCTCGATTGACCTGCGCTTTGAAAGCCTCATGAAAGACCTGAACCTGCCGCTCTGGTCAGCCCACGACGCGCTGAACGACGCCATCATGGCGGCGCTGGCTTTCTTGAAGCTGCGGCAGTTGCGGGCGGGGTGA
- a CDS encoding DUF294 nucleotidyltransferase-like domain-containing protein: MPSAFNFSASPFDCLTPDEQLLVQDSVDIAYFPQGATILAPGAQPTHLFVIIKGFVQQFDGNDVVTTYGPEDCFDGRGLMAGKVSSRFVAAEEVVAYQLARQAVSDLIAGNVTFGALLFSDLSNKLSALSERQSRHELQSLTMARVDEAFVRTPHFVDADTSILDVTRQFHSLRTATLLVRDSQVSPPALGIFTLTGLQRAILDGTPLDRLAVRGLTNFSLIKVRPSDQLGDALAVMIKHKVHRVVVAEGEHITGVLEALDLFSFLSNHSYLINVQILEARDVPALQEAAGQITRLISLLQRSGTHINMIARLVQELNAKLFERAWQLIAPPDLVANSCLFVMGSEGRGEQLLKTDQDNGLVLRDGYEPACDVAAVCRQFSAALADFGYPPCPGNIMVSNPQWCQSVTDFSQTARLWLMAATTDGLMALAIFLDAHAVCGDRTLLDKVRAAVYDMTADNDAMLARFASAVNAFGNSSAWWNRLLFRGDQGKEALDIKKAGTFPLVHGIRSLALAHHVSATSTVERAQALVAAGRLPEKLANDLIDSLHFFMGLKLKVGLQQLETGHAASDEIALDKLSSLDRDLLKDTLGVVKQFKALLNQRFHLEAM, from the coding sequence ATGCCCAGCGCATTCAATTTTTCGGCCTCGCCGTTTGACTGCCTCACGCCGGACGAGCAGTTGCTGGTCCAGGACAGCGTCGATATCGCCTATTTCCCCCAGGGCGCGACCATTTTGGCGCCGGGTGCGCAGCCGACCCACCTGTTTGTCATCATCAAGGGCTTCGTGCAGCAGTTCGACGGAAACGACGTGGTCACCACTTATGGCCCCGAAGACTGCTTCGATGGCCGGGGGCTGATGGCCGGCAAGGTCAGCAGCCGCTTCGTGGCGGCCGAGGAGGTCGTCGCCTACCAGCTGGCCAGGCAGGCGGTCAGCGACCTGATCGCCGGCAATGTGACCTTTGGCGCGCTGCTGTTCTCGGACCTGTCCAACAAGCTCAGCGCCCTGTCCGAGCGGCAAAGCCGGCACGAGCTGCAGTCGCTGACGATGGCGCGGGTCGATGAGGCTTTTGTGCGCACGCCGCATTTTGTCGATGCCGACACCTCGATTCTGGACGTGACCCGGCAGTTTCATTCGCTGCGCACCGCGACCCTGCTGGTGCGTGACTCGCAGGTCTCGCCGCCGGCCCTGGGGATTTTTACCCTGACCGGGCTGCAGCGGGCAATTCTGGACGGCACGCCGCTGGACCGCCTGGCCGTCAGGGGCTTGACCAACTTTTCACTGATCAAGGTGCGGCCCAGCGACCAGCTGGGCGATGCCCTGGCCGTCATGATCAAGCACAAGGTGCATCGGGTGGTGGTGGCCGAGGGCGAGCACATCACCGGCGTGCTCGAAGCGCTGGACCTGTTCAGCTTTTTGTCCAATCACTCCTACCTCATCAATGTCCAGATACTGGAAGCCCGGGATGTGCCCGCCCTTCAAGAGGCGGCCGGGCAGATCACCCGGCTGATTTCGCTGCTGCAGCGCAGCGGCACGCATATCAACATGATTGCCCGCCTGGTGCAGGAACTCAATGCCAAGCTGTTCGAGCGCGCCTGGCAGCTGATTGCGCCGCCTGACCTTGTGGCCAACAGCTGCCTGTTCGTGATGGGCAGCGAAGGCCGGGGTGAGCAGTTGCTCAAGACCGACCAGGACAACGGCCTGGTGCTGCGCGATGGCTACGAGCCGGCTTGCGATGTGGCGGCGGTGTGCCGGCAGTTTTCAGCGGCGCTGGCTGATTTTGGCTACCCGCCGTGCCCGGGCAACATCATGGTCAGCAACCCGCAGTGGTGCCAGAGCGTGACCGATTTCAGCCAGACGGCCCGCCTGTGGCTGATGGCGGCCACGACCGACGGCCTGATGGCGCTGGCCATCTTCCTCGATGCCCATGCGGTGTGCGGCGACCGCACGCTGTTGGACAAGGTGCGGGCGGCGGTGTATGACATGACCGCCGACAACGATGCCATGCTGGCCCGCTTCGCCTCTGCCGTCAACGCCTTCGGCAACAGCAGCGCCTGGTGGAACCGCCTGCTGTTCCGGGGCGACCAGGGCAAGGAAGCGCTGGACATCAAGAAAGCCGGCACCTTTCCGCTGGTGCATGGCATACGCAGCCTGGCCCTGGCCCACCATGTCAGCGCCACCTCGACCGTGGAGCGCGCCCAGGCCCTGGTGGCCGCCGGCCGGCTGCCTGAAAAACTCGCCAATGACCTGATCGACAGCCTGCATTTCTTCATGGGGCTCAAGCTCAAGGTCGGCTTGCAGCAGTTAGAGACCGGCCATGCGGCATCGGACGAGATTGCGCTGGACAAGCTCAGCAGCCTGGACCGCGACTTGCTGAAAGACACGCTGGGCGTCGTCAAGCAGTTCAAGGCCTTGCTGAACCAGCGCTTTCACCTGGAGGCGATGTGA
- a CDS encoding 2-hydroxychromene-2-carboxylate isomerase, which produces MKHITCHLDFISPYAYLAFELLPEALQGISYSLSYKPVLFGAMLKHHGQLGPAEIAPKRDWTYRQVLWLAHRHGIPLRMPASHPFNPLPVLRLALACSPAAEPASPNRYVCETIFRHVWRGGNEATDPARLQALTSALAPSRALDSGEVKTQLKRNTDEAIALGVFGVPAFIVDGKLFWGLDSLPMLRAYLQGDAWFDGPAWEEGASVREGLRRQ; this is translated from the coding sequence CTGAAGCACATCACCTGCCATCTCGATTTCATTTCGCCCTACGCCTACCTGGCCTTCGAGTTGCTGCCCGAAGCCTTGCAAGGCATCAGCTACAGCCTCAGCTACAAGCCGGTGCTGTTCGGCGCCATGCTCAAGCACCATGGCCAGTTGGGTCCGGCCGAAATCGCGCCCAAGCGCGACTGGACCTACCGCCAGGTGCTGTGGCTGGCGCACCGCCATGGCATTCCCCTGCGGATGCCGGCCAGCCATCCGTTCAACCCCTTGCCGGTGCTGCGGCTGGCGCTGGCCTGCAGTCCCGCAGCCGAGCCCGCTTCGCCCAACCGCTATGTCTGCGAAACGATTTTTCGCCATGTCTGGCGTGGCGGCAACGAGGCGACCGACCCGGCCCGCCTGCAGGCGTTAACCAGCGCGCTGGCGCCGTCGCGTGCGCTGGACAGCGGTGAGGTCAAAACGCAGCTCAAGCGCAATACCGACGAGGCTATCGCGCTCGGCGTGTTTGGCGTGCCGGCTTTCATCGTGGACGGCAAGCTGTTCTGGGGGCTGGATTCGTTGCCGATGCTGCGGGCGTACTTGCAGGGCGATGCCTGGTTTGACGGTCCGGCCTGGGAAGAGGGCGCCAGCGTCCGGGAAGGCCTGCGGCGTCAGTAA
- a CDS encoding YbaK/EbsC family protein, giving the protein MCGAELKMLPEGVQRVAEVLQSKGHRHAPVMLDDAARTAQQAADALGVAVGQIAKSIIFRRKSDDRAVLVVTSGDRRVDEKKVEALVCLDGKRLGRADAAFVKNRTGFSIGGVSPLAHATPSVTLIDQSLFRFDDIWAAAGHPHGVFQLSPWELQDLTGAPVADLAVDEDEKNLDLQRAISLVRLRAPAPGTTLDVSSPCISICRMNASSGLCEGCFRTRDEIAGWSGATDEGKRAVWKSIEQRMAALQA; this is encoded by the coding sequence ATGTGCGGTGCTGAACTCAAGATGCTTCCCGAGGGCGTGCAACGTGTGGCGGAGGTTTTGCAATCCAAAGGCCATCGCCATGCGCCCGTGATGCTCGATGACGCCGCGCGCACCGCGCAGCAGGCGGCCGATGCGCTGGGCGTGGCCGTTGGCCAGATTGCCAAAAGCATTATTTTTCGCCGCAAGTCGGACGACAGGGCGGTGCTGGTCGTGACCTCGGGCGACCGGCGCGTCGATGAAAAGAAGGTCGAGGCACTGGTCTGCCTGGACGGCAAACGGCTGGGGCGCGCCGATGCGGCATTCGTCAAAAACCGCACCGGCTTTTCGATTGGCGGCGTCTCGCCGCTGGCCCATGCCACGCCATCGGTCACGCTGATCGACCAGTCGCTGTTTCGCTTTGACGACATATGGGCGGCGGCCGGGCATCCGCACGGCGTGTTCCAGCTGTCGCCCTGGGAACTGCAAGACCTGACCGGCGCGCCGGTCGCGGACCTGGCGGTGGACGAGGATGAGAAAAATCTGGACCTGCAGCGCGCCATCAGCCTGGTCAGGCTGCGCGCCCCGGCGCCGGGCACGACGCTTGATGTGTCGTCGCCCTGTATTTCCATATGCCGCATGAACGCAAGCTCAGGGCTGTGCGAAGGCTGCTTTCGCACGCGCGACGAGATTGCCGGCTGGAGCGGCGCGACCGATGAGGGCAAGCGGGCTGTCTGGAAAAGCATCGAGCAGCGCATGGCGGCCCTGCAGGCATGA
- a CDS encoding hydroxymethylglutaryl-CoA lyase, producing the protein MHLPSKVKLVDVGPRDGLQNEKSPVPAAVKIELVHRLQDAGLTEIEVTSYVSPKWVPQMADNAEVMAGIRRKPGVRYSVLTPNMQGLEAAMKPAPELWPDEIVVFGAASEAFSQRNINCSIAESIERFRPVVAAARASNIYVRGSISCSVGCPYEGEIAPERVERVARLMKEIGVQHIGVADTIGVGTPLKVQRAMEAALRHYDLDGVSGHFHDTYGQALANTLASLQMGVWQFDTSVAGLGGCPYAKGATGNVATEDVVYLLHGMGIETGIDLDKLIDAGKFISDFLGRQPNSRAATALLNKRMN; encoded by the coding sequence ATGCATTTACCTTCCAAAGTCAAGCTTGTCGATGTCGGTCCCCGCGACGGCTTGCAGAACGAAAAATCGCCCGTTCCCGCCGCCGTCAAAATCGAACTCGTGCATCGCCTGCAGGATGCCGGCCTCACGGAAATCGAGGTCACCAGCTATGTCTCGCCCAAGTGGGTGCCGCAGATGGCCGACAACGCTGAGGTGATGGCCGGCATCCGGCGCAAGCCGGGCGTGCGCTATTCGGTGCTCACGCCCAACATGCAGGGGCTGGAGGCGGCGATGAAGCCAGCGCCCGAACTGTGGCCCGACGAGATCGTGGTGTTCGGCGCCGCCAGCGAAGCCTTCAGCCAGCGCAACATCAACTGCTCGATTGCCGAAAGCATCGAGCGCTTCCGGCCGGTGGTGGCAGCGGCCCGGGCCAGCAATATTTATGTTCGCGGCTCCATTTCCTGCAGCGTCGGCTGCCCTTACGAAGGCGAGATTGCGCCGGAGCGGGTCGAGAGGGTGGCGCGCCTGATGAAGGAAATCGGCGTGCAGCACATCGGCGTGGCCGACACGATTGGCGTCGGCACGCCGCTGAAGGTGCAGCGCGCGATGGAAGCGGCGCTCAGGCACTATGACCTCGATGGCGTGTCGGGCCATTTCCATGACACCTATGGCCAGGCGCTGGCCAACACGCTGGCATCCCTGCAGATGGGTGTCTGGCAGTTCGACACCTCGGTGGCCGGCCTGGGCGGCTGCCCCTACGCCAAGGGCGCGACCGGCAATGTGGCGACGGAAGACGTGGTCTATCTGCTGCACGGCATGGGCATTGAAACCGGCATCGACCTGGACAAACTCATTGACGCGGGCAAGTTCATCAGCGATTTCCTCGGTCGCCAGCCCAACTCGCGCGCCGCGACGGCCCTGCTGAACAAGAGGATGAATTGA
- a CDS encoding 2-hydroxyacid dehydrogenase, giving the protein MRISFCCTDTQAQPWLDGLRAAFPGADVEAWSAGAPAADYAVVWTPPQQFIDEQTKLKGIFNIGAGVDALMKLRLPPGVPVVKLDDAGMSVQMAEYVCHAVIRHFREFDGYEADAAEGKWSYRKPRLRRDFPVGVMGLGVLGERVARALAQFEFPVLGWSRSVKVIPGVQCFSGEAGFNDFLAASRILVCLLPLTPDTDNIMRRDTLARLQPGGYVINVARGSHLVDDDLIALIDSGHLAGATLDVFRTEPLPAAHPFWKHPKITVTPHTSARTLRKESIAQIAGKIRALESGAPIASLAGVVDPNKGY; this is encoded by the coding sequence ATGCGCATCAGTTTTTGCTGTACCGATACCCAAGCCCAGCCCTGGCTGGATGGCCTGCGTGCCGCTTTTCCCGGCGCTGACGTGGAGGCCTGGTCTGCAGGCGCGCCGGCGGCCGATTACGCCGTGGTCTGGACGCCGCCTCAACAGTTCATCGACGAGCAGACGAAGCTCAAGGGCATCTTCAACATCGGCGCCGGTGTCGATGCGCTGATGAAGCTGCGCCTGCCGCCCGGCGTTCCGGTCGTCAAGCTCGATGACGCCGGCATGTCGGTGCAGATGGCTGAATACGTGTGCCATGCGGTGATCCGGCATTTCCGGGAATTCGACGGCTACGAGGCCGACGCGGCCGAGGGCAAATGGTCATACCGCAAGCCGCGCCTGCGCCGGGATTTTCCGGTCGGCGTGATGGGGCTGGGCGTGCTGGGCGAGCGGGTGGCGCGCGCACTGGCGCAGTTCGAGTTTCCGGTGCTGGGCTGGAGCCGGTCGGTCAAAGTCATCCCCGGCGTTCAGTGCTTTTCGGGCGAGGCCGGGTTCAACGACTTCCTGGCGGCCAGCCGCATCCTGGTCTGCCTGCTGCCGCTCACGCCCGACACCGACAACATCATGCGGCGGGACACGCTGGCCCGGTTGCAGCCGGGCGGCTATGTCATCAACGTGGCGCGCGGCAGCCACCTGGTCGATGACGACCTGATCGCGCTGATCGACAGCGGCCATCTGGCGGGCGCCACGCTGGACGTGTTCCGCACCGAGCCGCTGCCAGCGGCGCATCCGTTCTGGAAACACCCGAAAATCACCGTCACGCCGCACACCTCGGCCCGCACGCTGCGCAAAGAAAGCATCGCCCAGATTGCCGGGAAAATCCGGGCGCTGGAAAGCGGCGCTCCGATTGCCAGCCTTGCCGGTGTGGTGGACCCGAACAAAGGATATTGA